One window of Halopelagius longus genomic DNA carries:
- a CDS encoding universal stress protein, producing MQYLVAVDGSESSIEALEHAIGVASLLDAELTLVYSVEPRILVDEGGDAPSFPEASERLYTEDIAEAESRGERVLEDAVERAREADVDADSELLYGDPVDTIAEYADEEGMDGVFVGHRGLSKRAQGLVGSVATGLVERANVPVTVVR from the coding sequence ATGCAGTATCTCGTCGCGGTTGACGGTTCCGAATCGAGCATCGAAGCCCTCGAACACGCCATCGGCGTGGCGTCGCTACTCGACGCGGAGTTGACCCTCGTCTACTCCGTCGAGCCTCGAATCCTCGTCGACGAGGGCGGGGACGCGCCGTCGTTCCCCGAGGCGAGCGAACGACTCTACACCGAGGACATCGCCGAAGCCGAGTCGCGGGGCGAACGCGTCCTCGAAGACGCCGTCGAACGGGCGCGCGAGGCGGACGTCGACGCCGACTCCGAACTCCTGTACGGCGACCCGGTCGATACGATAGCCGAGTACGCCGACGAAGAGGGGATGGACGGCGTGTTCGTCGGGCACCGCGGCCTCTCGAAGCGAGCGCAGGGACTCGTCGGGAGCGTCGCCACCGGACTCGTCGAACGCGCGAACGTCCCGGTGACCGTCGTCCGATAG
- a CDS encoding UPF0146 family protein yields the protein METALRDALAARLARYDSLVEIGIGRAPDVAAAVAAAGAEVTATDVHEFDAPPGVEFVEDDVVAASEREDPGAAYRADAVYALNLPPELHRPARDVARAVGADFLFTTLGYDAPSVPAETESVGGETLYVVPADRREPGAESQR from the coding sequence GTGGAAACCGCACTTCGAGACGCCCTCGCCGCGCGCCTCGCCCGATACGACAGTTTGGTCGAAATCGGTATCGGGCGGGCACCCGACGTGGCCGCCGCAGTCGCCGCCGCCGGCGCGGAGGTGACGGCGACGGACGTTCACGAGTTCGACGCGCCGCCCGGCGTCGAGTTCGTCGAGGACGACGTGGTGGCCGCGAGCGAACGCGAGGACCCGGGGGCGGCGTACCGCGCCGACGCCGTCTACGCGCTGAACCTCCCGCCGGAACTCCACCGCCCGGCGCGCGACGTGGCGCGTGCCGTCGGCGCGGACTTCCTCTTTACCACCCTCGGTTACGACGCGCCGTCGGTCCCCGCGGAGACCGAATCCGTCGGCGGGGAGACGCTGTACGTCGTCCCCGCCGACCGCCGCGAACCCGGTGCGGAATCACAACGCTAA
- a CDS encoding archaemetzincin family Zn-dependent metalloprotease, with translation MLVDIVPIGELPAQVKREASAALRGVYDCDVTLHNEQAIPEGAFDRSRKQYRAEQFIELASRVGSGDKNIGITSQDLYYRRRNYVFGLAYLNGNGSVISTYRLQTSSDGGITTKPASEVFSDRVRKEVVHEIGHTLGLEHCDNNKCVMSFSPTVREVDVKEENLCGTCSRLVH, from the coding sequence ATGCTTGTCGATATCGTGCCTATCGGGGAACTTCCCGCGCAAGTGAAGCGGGAGGCGTCTGCTGCGCTGCGGGGGGTCTACGACTGCGACGTGACGCTCCACAACGAACAGGCGATTCCCGAAGGCGCGTTCGACCGCAGTCGGAAGCAGTACCGAGCAGAGCAGTTCATCGAACTGGCGAGTCGCGTGGGAAGCGGCGACAAGAACATCGGGATAACCTCGCAGGACCTCTACTACCGGCGACGCAACTACGTCTTCGGTCTCGCCTACCTGAACGGAAACGGGTCGGTTATCTCCACGTATCGTCTCCAGACCTCGTCTGACGGCGGTATCACCACCAAACCGGCGAGCGAAGTGTTCTCGGACCGGGTCCGGAAGGAAGTCGTCCACGAAATCGGGCACACCCTCGGCCTCGAACACTGCGACAACAACAAGTGCGTCATGTCGTTCTCGCCGACGGTTCGCGAGGTGGACGTCAAAGAGGAGAACCTCTGCGGCACCTGCAGTCGGTTGGTCCACTAA